In one window of Macaca thibetana thibetana isolate TM-01 chromosome 5, ASM2454274v1, whole genome shotgun sequence DNA:
- the SPINK2 gene encoding serine protease inhibitor Kazal-type 2 isoform X1 translates to MALAVLRLALLLLAVTFAGPLFRRFSKYKTPFCARYKLPGCPRDFNPVCGTDMITYPNECTLCMKIRESGQNIKILRRGPC, encoded by the exons ATGGCGCTAGCGGTGCTGCGCTTGGCGCTGCTGCTCCTGGCAGTTACCTTCGCAG GCCCTCTGTTCCGTcgattttcaaaatataaaacg cCATTCTGCGCTCGGTATAAATTACCAGGATGTCCCAGGGACTTTAACCCTGTGTGTGGCACTGACATGATCACTTACCCCAATGAATGTACTCTGTGCATGAAAATCAG GGAAAGTggtcaaaatattaaaatcctCCGACGTGGACCCTGCTGA
- the SPINK2 gene encoding serine protease inhibitor Kazal-type 2 isoform X2, with product MALAVLRLALLLLAVTFAGSARSGPGERGPLEKSGRGSHAGGGPCPALGGLGDGTRAAVTGGSPEDLPGKVVKILKSSDVDPADGAVYRTEDGETTFTGRLDKLRFPFFSFPVFLYIKFVNTHLLRAGMEDSHV from the exons ATGGCGCTAGCGGTGCTGCGCTTGGCGCTGCTGCTCCTGGCAGTTACCTTCGCAGGTAGCGCTCGGAGCGGTCCTGGAGAGCGGGGACCTCTGGAGAAAAGCGGGAGAGGGAGTCACGCCGGCGGCGGCCCCTGCCCGGCTCTGGGCGGCCTCGGCGACGGTACCCGCGCGGCCGTTACGGGCGGTTCCCCAGAGGACCTGCCAG GGAAAGTggtcaaaatattaaaatcctCCGACGTGGACCCTGCTGATGGAGCAGTTTACAGAACAGAAGATGGAGAGACCACCTTCACTGGCAGACTAGATAAATTGCGtttcccctttttctcttttcctgtatttctttACATAAAATTTGTTAACACACATCTTCTGAGAGCAGGTATGGAAGACAGCCATGTGTAG